The following coding sequences lie in one Methylotuvimicrobium alcaliphilum 20Z genomic window:
- the secF gene encoding protein translocase subunit SecF, giving the protein MNNKTIDFLGKRQWAYIFSALLLLVSIGSLAVQGLKMGIDFTGGTLVEVAYQDAADLTVMRAALADEGFGEAMVQHFGSARDVLIRLKPDEAVSSAELSARVVAAINKKTAEPAELRRVEFVGPQVGDELAEDGGLAMLYSMFGVLIYIAWRFEYKFALGSVAALIHDVIITLGFFSLFGLEFDLTVLAAVLAVIGYSLNDTIVVFDRIRDNFRILRQVGSEEVMNTSLNETLSRTLMTSFTTILVLIALAVLGGEIIHNFSVALLVGILIGTYSSIYVASPIVLALGITQKDLMVPIKEGTDVDDLP; this is encoded by the coding sequence ATGAATAATAAAACGATAGATTTTTTGGGAAAGCGTCAGTGGGCCTATATTTTTTCCGCGTTGCTGCTGCTGGTTTCGATCGGGTCGCTGGCGGTTCAAGGCTTAAAGATGGGCATCGACTTTACCGGCGGTACGTTGGTTGAAGTCGCTTATCAAGATGCGGCCGATTTGACGGTGATGCGCGCGGCGCTTGCCGATGAAGGGTTTGGAGAAGCAATGGTGCAGCATTTCGGTAGCGCCAGGGATGTCTTGATTCGTTTGAAGCCCGATGAGGCTGTGTCGAGTGCCGAGCTCAGCGCGCGCGTGGTTGCAGCGATCAATAAAAAAACGGCGGAACCAGCCGAGTTGCGCCGTGTCGAATTCGTCGGGCCGCAAGTCGGCGATGAATTGGCCGAAGACGGCGGTTTGGCGATGCTGTATTCGATGTTCGGGGTGCTGATCTATATCGCGTGGCGCTTCGAATATAAATTTGCGTTGGGGTCGGTTGCGGCCTTGATTCACGATGTCATTATAACGCTTGGCTTTTTTTCGCTGTTCGGGCTTGAATTCGACTTGACGGTATTGGCTGCCGTTTTAGCGGTCATCGGTTATTCGCTAAACGATACGATCGTCGTATTCGATCGAATTCGCGACAATTTTAGGATTTTAAGGCAAGTCGGTTCCGAGGAAGTGATGAATACTTCCTTGAATGAAACTTTGAGCCGTACTCTGATGACCTCGTTCACGACGATTTTAGTGTTGATCGCATTGGCTGTACTCGGCGGCGAAATTATTCATAATTTTTCAGTGGCTTTGTTGGTCGGTATTTTGATAGGGACGTATTCTTCTATCTATGTTGCGAGCCCAATCGTGCTGGCCTTAGGGATTACGCAAAAAGATTTGATGGTGCCGATCAAGGAAGGTACCGATGTCGATGATTTGCCTTAG
- a CDS encoding IS3 family transposase (programmed frameshift), which yields MTDTTVQAIPHAAANAEDTQDARRAAEVSSAFAAEPSRITSEVLEKAARRTFTAEYKERILTQADACSEPGCIGKLLRTEGLYSSHLSKWRSEREQAIRAGLSKPRGRKPSDKNPLAAENARLQAEIQRLQACLTQAEAIIDVQKKPFATAGLVRDSSPHRESIMKATLELSREVGVKAACEALNFNRASFYRAQQDRSSWPVERPRPPLALSTDEELHVLAHLHSERFMDCSPYQVYAALLDEGVYLCSISTLYRILVRHQEVRERRNQLRRPNYTKPELLATAPNQVWSWDITKLKGPAKWTYFYLYVIIDIFSRCVVGWMVAHRESTELAKRLIGESCTRQTIREGQLTIHADRGSSMTSKGVEQLLADLGVTKTHSRPHVSNDNPYSEAQFKTLKYRPGFPAQFGAIEDARSFCGTFFDWYNHDHYHSGIALLTPASVHSGQAVEIVTQRTQVLHAAFERNPERFKNRQPHAQAVPEAAWINPPPSRTANEALDQEN from the exons ATGACTGACACAACCGTACAAGCTATTCCTCATGCCGCGGCGAACGCGGAGGACACGCAAGACGCCCGTAGGGCGGCTGAAGTGTCCTCCGCGTTCGCCGCGGAACCTTCCCGCATCACCAGCGAAGTGCTTGAAAAGGCCGCCCGCCGGACGTTTACCGCCGAATACAAAGAGCGCATCTTGACCCAGGCTGATGCGTGTAGCGAACCGGGCTGCATCGGCAAGTTGCTGCGCACAGAGGGATTATATTCCTCACATCTCAGCAAATGGCGCAGCGAACGTGAGCAGGCCATCCGCGCCGGTCTATCCAAGCCGCGTGGCCGCAAACCTTCGGACAAGAATCCGTTAGCCGCTGAAAATGCTCGTCTGCAAGCCGAAATTCAGCGTTTGCAGGCATGCCTAACACAGGCGGAGGCTATCATCGATGTCCAAAAAAAAC CTTTCGCAACTGCTGGGCTTGTGCGAGATTCCAGCCCACACCGGGAGAGCATCATGAAGGCCACGCTTGAACTCAGCCGTGAGGTTGGCGTTAAGGCCGCCTGCGAGGCGCTCAACTTCAACCGTGCCTCGTTTTATCGCGCACAACAAGATCGCTCTTCGTGGCCGGTCGAACGTCCGCGCCCGCCGCTGGCACTGAGTACGGACGAAGAGCTACACGTCCTGGCGCATCTGCACAGCGAGCGTTTCATGGATTGCTCGCCTTATCAGGTCTATGCGGCGCTGCTCGACGAGGGCGTTTACCTGTGCTCCATCAGCACCCTCTATCGCATCCTGGTGCGCCACCAGGAAGTGCGCGAGCGCCGCAACCAGCTTCGTCGTCCCAACTACACCAAGCCCGAGTTACTCGCCACTGCGCCCAACCAAGTATGGTCATGGGATATCACCAAACTCAAAGGCCCGGCCAAATGGACGTATTTCTACCTCTACGTCATTATCGACATTTTCAGCCGCTGCGTGGTCGGCTGGATGGTAGCGCACCGCGAATCCACCGAGCTGGCTAAGCGACTGATTGGCGAAAGCTGTACTCGGCAAACTATCCGTGAAGGCCAATTGACTATTCACGCCGACCGCGGCAGCAGTATGACCTCCAAAGGCGTCGAGCAACTGCTGGCTGACCTGGGCGTGACCAAAACCCATTCACGGCCCCATGTCTCCAACGACAACCCGTATTCCGAGGCGCAGTTCAAGACCTTGAAATACCGACCGGGCTTTCCGGCTCAATTCGGCGCTATCGAAGATGCCAGAAGCTTTTGCGGAACGTTCTTCGACTGGTACAACCATGACCACTATCACTCCGGCATTGCACTGTTAACCCCGGCCAGCGTTCACAGCGGCCAAGCCGTCGAGATAGTTACGCAGCGCACGCAAGTCCTGCATGCCGCATTCGAGCGCAATCCGGAACGCTTCAAAAACCGCCAACCCCATGCCCAAGCCGTACCTGAAGCCGCTTGGATTAACCCGCCCCCTTCACGGACGGCAAATGAGGCTCTCGACCAGGAAAACTAA
- the ndk gene encoding nucleoside-diphosphate kinase — translation MAIERTFSIIKPDAVAKNVIGEIYSRFEKNGLQIIAAKMLHMTREQAEGFYAVHKERPFFKDLVDFMITGPVMMQVLEGEDAIAKNRDLMGATNPKEAAPGTIRADFADSIDANAVHGSDAPETAQQEIAFFFTENELCPRTR, via the coding sequence ATGGCAATAGAACGTACTTTTTCAATCATTAAGCCTGATGCAGTTGCGAAAAACGTCATTGGCGAAATTTACAGCCGTTTCGAAAAAAACGGTTTGCAAATTATTGCCGCGAAAATGCTGCACATGACCCGTGAGCAGGCCGAAGGTTTTTATGCCGTTCATAAAGAGCGTCCTTTCTTTAAAGACTTGGTCGATTTTATGATTACGGGTCCTGTTATGATGCAGGTTTTGGAAGGCGAAGATGCGATTGCGAAAAACCGCGATTTAATGGGCGCGACCAATCCTAAAGAAGCGGCGCCCGGAACGATTCGCGCCGATTTCGCCGACAGCATCGACGCTAATGCCGTACACGGTTCCGATGCTCCTGAAACCGCTCAGCAAGAAATCGCTTTCTTTTTTACAGAAAATGAACTTTGTCCTCGCACCCGCTAA
- the rlmN gene encoding 23S rRNA (adenine(2503)-C(2))-methyltransferase RlmN, with amino-acid sequence MNFVLAPAKLNRTNLLDFDRKGLEAFFVEIGEKPFRATQLLKWVYQEGVEDFSQMSNLSKALRTQLAEQCSLDTPEIVLEQIASDGTCKWVLETSCGNRIETVFIPEEGRGTLCVSSQIGCALACTFCSTAQQGFNRNLTTAEIIGQLFAAQKRLGSAQKITNVVMMGMGEPLLNFDNVVAAMNLMMDDFAYGLSKRRVTISTSGIVPAMYRLTEVCDVSLAVSLHAVTDELRNELVPINKKYPLKELLAACRDNVIRSPRRRITFEYVMLDGINDSVQDAKAMVKLLKTVPSKINLIPFNPFPNSSYRCSSSDAIDRFRAVLHNAGMVTTIRKTRGDDIDAACGQLVGKVQDKSRRHLKLQLVESERAA; translated from the coding sequence ATGAACTTTGTCCTCGCACCCGCTAAGCTGAATAGAACCAATTTGCTCGATTTCGATAGAAAGGGCCTAGAAGCCTTTTTTGTCGAGATCGGCGAAAAGCCTTTTCGCGCGACCCAGTTGCTCAAATGGGTTTACCAGGAAGGCGTCGAGGATTTTTCGCAAATGAGCAATCTGAGTAAGGCTTTGCGCACGCAGCTAGCCGAACAATGCTCGCTCGATACGCCCGAAATCGTGCTCGAACAAATCGCTTCGGACGGCACATGTAAATGGGTCTTGGAGACTTCTTGCGGAAATCGGATCGAGACGGTATTTATACCGGAAGAAGGACGGGGTACCTTGTGCGTATCGTCGCAAATCGGCTGCGCATTGGCGTGTACCTTTTGTTCGACCGCCCAGCAAGGGTTTAATAGAAACCTGACGACGGCCGAGATTATCGGGCAGTTGTTCGCCGCGCAAAAGCGCTTGGGTTCGGCGCAAAAAATCACCAATGTCGTAATGATGGGCATGGGCGAGCCCTTGCTTAATTTCGACAATGTCGTGGCCGCAATGAATCTGATGATGGACGATTTCGCCTATGGTTTGTCGAAGCGGCGCGTGACGATCAGTACATCCGGCATCGTACCGGCGATGTATCGTTTGACCGAAGTTTGCGATGTTAGTCTAGCGGTGTCTTTACATGCCGTGACCGACGAGCTTCGTAACGAATTAGTGCCGATCAATAAGAAATACCCATTAAAGGAATTATTGGCGGCTTGCCGCGACAATGTTATACGTTCCCCGCGTCGTAGGATTACTTTCGAATATGTGATGCTCGATGGCATTAATGATTCAGTGCAGGATGCAAAGGCAATGGTCAAGCTTTTGAAAACCGTGCCGTCGAAAATCAATTTAATTCCTTTCAATCCTTTTCCGAATTCGTCCTATCGTTGTTCGAGCAGCGATGCGATCGATCGTTTTCGTGCGGTTTTGCATAATGCCGGCATGGTCACGACGATCAGAAAGACGCGCGGCGATGATATCGATGCCGCCTGCGGGCAGTTGGTCGGCAAAGTTCAGGATAAAAGCCGCCGGCACTTGAAATTACAGTTGGTGGAATCTGAACGTGCCGCATAG
- the pilW gene encoding type IV pilus biogenesis/stability protein PilW translates to MSLFCRLAAVASLLLSLQGCSLFGSRADNVEAADTQLQLGVRYMSMDKLAIAKEHLERSIDLNSKNVEAYNALAFLYEKINEEESARENYEYALKLNAEDLSVLNNLGRFLCERGEYEEGMAYLDKAVRSPLNNRQWLAATNAGRCALAQKKSMKGEAYLRQALQRQPDYAPALQTMQKLSYQNGDYWAAKGFYERYSSVSRQTAEALWYAYQTERALGNKEAAERYKKQLMESFPLAEETKRIYSTQEKLKHGK, encoded by the coding sequence ATGTCGCTGTTTTGTCGTTTGGCTGCGGTAGCAAGTTTGTTGCTTTCACTACAGGGATGTTCCTTGTTCGGTTCTCGAGCGGACAACGTAGAAGCCGCCGATACTCAATTGCAATTGGGGGTCCGCTATATGAGCATGGATAAGCTGGCCATTGCTAAGGAGCATTTGGAGCGATCTATCGATTTAAATTCAAAAAATGTCGAGGCATATAATGCCTTGGCATTTTTATATGAAAAGATTAATGAAGAAGAGTCGGCCCGGGAAAATTACGAGTATGCCTTGAAATTGAATGCCGAGGATTTGAGCGTATTGAACAATTTAGGGCGCTTTCTTTGCGAACGCGGCGAGTACGAGGAAGGCATGGCTTATTTGGATAAGGCGGTGCGCAGTCCTTTGAATAACCGCCAGTGGCTTGCGGCCACGAATGCAGGGCGTTGTGCATTGGCGCAAAAGAAGTCTATGAAAGGCGAAGCCTATCTGAGGCAGGCCTTACAGCGGCAACCCGATTATGCGCCGGCGCTTCAAACGATGCAAAAGCTCAGCTATCAAAATGGCGACTATTGGGCGGCAAAGGGTTTTTATGAGCGCTATAGTAGCGTTTCCCGGCAAACTGCCGAAGCGCTGTGGTATGCCTACCAAACCGAACGGGCGCTCGGTAATAAAGAGGCCGCCGAGCGATACAAAAAACAATTGATGGAATCATTTCCGTTGGCGGAAGAAACCAAACGGATTTATTCAACGCAAGAAAAATTAAAACATGGCAAATAA
- the hisS gene encoding histidine--tRNA ligase yields MANNIQAIRGMHDILPDQSPLWQYAERIISEVLGSYGYSEIRLPIVEKTELFKRSIGEVTDIVEKEMYTFDDRNGDSLTLRPEGTAGCLRASLEHGLLHNQMHRLWYYGPMFRHERPQKGRYRQFYQLGVEAYGMSGPDIDAELILLSHRFWQRLGIADKVELQLNTLGTIEERLVYREKLVDYFSEYLELLDEDSRRRLHTNPLRILDSKNEGMRELIANAPELSDFLGSDSQAHFKSLTETLKVLGIDFVLNTRLVRGLDYYSKTVFEWVTAELGAQGTICAGGRYDGLIEQLGGKANHAVGFAMGMERILALMETLPNLPIKPVVDVYMIRVGEQAEQISMEWAETIRNELPGLRLQINCGGGSFKSQFKKADKSGAEYALIIGDDEAMRGEVGIKALRQNQDQQNLPLQQALEFLKSRF; encoded by the coding sequence ATGGCAAATAATATTCAGGCAATCCGTGGAATGCATGACATTCTGCCGGATCAATCGCCGCTTTGGCAGTATGCCGAACGGATAATTTCGGAAGTGCTAGGATCCTACGGCTACAGCGAAATAAGGCTGCCGATTGTCGAAAAAACCGAGTTATTCAAGCGCTCGATCGGCGAGGTGACCGATATCGTCGAAAAAGAAATGTATACCTTCGACGACCGTAACGGCGATTCGTTGACACTACGTCCCGAAGGCACGGCAGGTTGTTTGAGAGCCTCGCTCGAACATGGCTTATTGCATAATCAAATGCATCGGTTATGGTATTACGGGCCGATGTTTCGGCATGAACGTCCGCAGAAAGGCCGTTACCGCCAGTTTTACCAATTGGGCGTCGAAGCTTACGGTATGTCGGGGCCCGATATCGATGCGGAATTGATTTTGCTGAGCCATCGTTTTTGGCAGCGCTTAGGGATTGCCGATAAAGTCGAATTGCAGCTCAATACGCTCGGCACAATTGAAGAAAGGCTGGTTTACCGCGAGAAGTTGGTCGATTATTTCAGCGAGTATCTTGAATTACTCGACGAAGATAGTCGCCGGCGTTTGCACACGAATCCGCTACGGATTCTTGACAGTAAGAATGAAGGGATGCGCGAGCTGATCGCTAATGCGCCCGAATTGAGCGACTTTTTAGGCAGCGATAGTCAAGCGCATTTCAAGTCGTTAACCGAGACTTTGAAGGTATTGGGTATCGATTTTGTTCTGAATACTCGTTTGGTGCGAGGCCTCGATTATTACAGTAAGACCGTTTTCGAATGGGTGACGGCTGAATTAGGCGCGCAAGGCACGATCTGTGCAGGCGGTCGTTACGACGGTTTAATCGAGCAATTGGGCGGAAAAGCCAATCACGCGGTCGGTTTTGCGATGGGCATGGAGCGTATTTTGGCTTTGATGGAAACTTTGCCGAATTTGCCGATCAAACCGGTAGTTGACGTTTATATGATTCGAGTCGGCGAACAAGCAGAGCAAATTAGCATGGAATGGGCCGAGACTATTCGCAACGAGTTGCCCGGATTAAGACTGCAAATTAATTGCGGCGGCGGCAGTTTTAAAAGCCAATTCAAGAAAGCCGATAAAAGCGGCGCCGAATATGCTTTGATCATTGGTGACGATGAAGCGATGCGAGGCGAAGTGGGTATTAAAGCGCTGCGTCAGAATCAGGATCAGCAAAATCTGCCGCTACAGCAAGCTTTGGAATTTTTAAAAAGTCGTTTTTGA
- a CDS encoding tetratricopeptide repeat protein, which produces MAIYETEEEQVEALKRWWKENGRSTITGVIVGIVIIVGWNIWQNYKENQALQASALYAQLLNAQNEGNLESAEKIAERIQDQFGGTAYSDYAGLFDAKIRVQQGDLAAAQQSLEAVAKKGSDEIAQVARLGLIRILLAKGEYEQGLQMIAEAKYSEGFSGAYEELKGDLYVALDRLGEARTAYQAALRSGHKSPLLQFKLDDITEAEIIVNQ; this is translated from the coding sequence ATGGCAATTTACGAAACAGAAGAAGAACAGGTCGAAGCCCTTAAGCGTTGGTGGAAAGAAAATGGACGCTCTACGATTACCGGCGTGATTGTCGGTATTGTGATTATCGTCGGCTGGAATATCTGGCAGAATTATAAGGAAAACCAGGCATTGCAAGCATCGGCTTTGTATGCGCAATTATTGAATGCGCAAAACGAAGGTAATTTGGAGTCTGCCGAAAAAATCGCCGAACGGATACAGGACCAATTCGGTGGTACTGCTTACAGCGATTACGCCGGTCTATTCGATGCGAAAATCAGGGTGCAGCAAGGTGATTTAGCCGCTGCGCAACAGAGTCTCGAAGCCGTTGCAAAAAAGGGCAGCGACGAAATTGCTCAAGTTGCAAGGCTCGGTTTGATTCGTATTTTGCTGGCAAAGGGCGAGTATGAACAAGGTTTACAAATGATTGCCGAAGCAAAATACAGTGAGGGATTCTCCGGGGCTTATGAAGAGCTGAAAGGCGATTTGTATGTTGCGCTCGATCGCTTGGGAGAAGCGCGTACGGCTTATCAAGCCGCATTGCGTAGCGGACATAAATCGCCGTTGTTGCAATTTAAGCTGGATGACATAACCGAAGCTGAAATCATTGTTAATCAATAA
- the bamB gene encoding outer membrane protein assembly factor BamB has product MRLLLAVLLALSVAGCTALESLSGITDYFLGGEDNTDPPSELTQYESEIEVEYLWKESVGSGAGEKFLKLIPAVHDGKIIAADTKGLALALDLKTGDEIWEADTKAKFAGGPGVSDSTVVLGTSDGNVVALNMSNGSERWTVPVSSEVISVPVISQGVIVVRTTDGRVMALNEADGATLWEYELSVPALSIRGTGAPIVLNENVICGFANGKLLSLRLTDGKHIWETSIAIPGGRTEIERLVDLVVDPVATDGVIFIASYRGGTSAVLEQNGDVIWRNADVSSYTGMSHDWRYLYVSDVSSDVWQLDQRNGASLWKQSDLHQRKLTAPVAYDNYVVVGDFEGYLHWLSKSDGRQMGRIRITDAAIDAQPVVVDDVLYVYAKNGVLAALKARLL; this is encoded by the coding sequence ATGAGACTATTACTTGCCGTTCTGTTGGCTTTGAGCGTGGCGGGGTGTACTGCCCTGGAATCGTTAAGCGGGATTACCGATTATTTTTTAGGCGGTGAGGACAACACCGACCCGCCGAGCGAACTGACCCAGTATGAGTCTGAAATTGAAGTGGAGTATCTCTGGAAAGAGTCGGTCGGTTCGGGTGCCGGCGAGAAATTTTTAAAGTTGATTCCGGCTGTTCATGACGGAAAAATTATTGCCGCCGATACGAAAGGACTGGCATTGGCATTGGATTTGAAAACCGGCGACGAGATTTGGGAAGCCGATACCAAGGCTAAATTTGCCGGCGGCCCAGGCGTTTCCGATTCGACCGTCGTGCTCGGTACCAGCGACGGCAATGTTGTGGCGCTGAATATGTCCAATGGTTCGGAACGCTGGACCGTTCCGGTGTCGAGCGAAGTGATTTCGGTTCCGGTCATCTCTCAAGGCGTTATCGTCGTCAGAACTACGGACGGCAGAGTGATGGCTTTGAATGAAGCCGATGGCGCCACGCTTTGGGAATACGAGCTGAGCGTCCCGGCGTTGAGTATCCGCGGCACCGGCGCGCCAATCGTGCTCAATGAAAATGTCATCTGCGGTTTTGCGAACGGAAAATTATTGTCGTTGAGGCTAACCGACGGTAAGCATATTTGGGAAACCAGTATTGCAATTCCGGGCGGGCGAACCGAAATTGAAAGATTGGTCGATTTAGTTGTCGACCCGGTCGCAACCGATGGCGTGATTTTTATTGCCAGTTATCGCGGTGGAACGAGTGCGGTGCTGGAGCAAAATGGCGATGTTATTTGGCGTAATGCCGATGTTTCGTCTTATACCGGTATGAGTCATGATTGGCGTTATCTTTATGTTAGCGATGTGAGCAGCGATGTATGGCAACTCGATCAGCGTAACGGCGCTTCATTATGGAAGCAAAGCGATTTACATCAACGAAAGCTAACGGCGCCGGTAGCCTACGATAATTATGTCGTGGTCGGCGATTTCGAAGGTTATCTGCATTGGTTGTCTAAAAGCGACGGCAGGCAGATGGGGCGCATTCGGATTACCGATGCGGCGATCGACGCGCAGCCGGTCGTCGTTGACGACGTGCTGTATGTCTATGCAAAAAACGGCGTTCTTGCCGCATTAAAGGCACGGTTATTATAA
- the der gene encoding ribosome biogenesis GTPase Der, whose product MLPVIALVGRPNVGKSTLFNYLTRSREALVADYPGLTRDRQYGRVKRGQRDCLVVDTGGIADDAEGIDSFAKKQVQVALDEADVVFFIVDAREGLNASDQSIAENLRKLDKPVVLVVNKIDGVDANAAAADFYALALGEPCKIAATHGRGVFELLAHVDELLPMAEADEAEIDGGIGIAIVGRPNVGKSTLVNRLLGEERVVVFDEPGTTRDSIYIPFERNGQKFTLIDTAGMRRRSKIALTVEKFSVIKSLQAIEKANVVIYLIDAAEGVTDQDAHLLGLVLEAGRALIIGLNKWDGLGVDQKDLIKRQMDIKLSFVDFAQKHPISALHGSGVGKLFDVVHELYDAAMIDMSTPVLTNFLKDAVTTHQPPLVHGRRIKLKYAHQGGRNPPVVVIHGTQTDALPGSYKRFLMNYFRDRLGLKGTPIRLEFKSPVNPFAGIKNKLTDRQVKKKQRQVKHAKKK is encoded by the coding sequence ATGTTACCTGTGATTGCCCTAGTAGGGCGCCCCAATGTCGGTAAATCGACATTGTTCAATTATTTAACACGAAGCCGCGAGGCTTTAGTCGCCGATTATCCCGGGTTGACTCGCGACCGGCAATACGGTCGAGTAAAGCGCGGTCAGCGCGATTGTCTGGTCGTCGATACCGGCGGGATTGCCGATGACGCGGAGGGTATCGATAGCTTTGCCAAAAAACAAGTGCAAGTTGCGCTCGATGAGGCCGACGTGGTTTTTTTTATCGTCGATGCCCGCGAAGGGCTCAATGCCTCCGATCAAAGCATTGCCGAAAATCTTAGAAAACTCGATAAGCCGGTTGTCTTAGTCGTCAATAAAATCGACGGTGTCGACGCGAATGCGGCTGCCGCCGACTTTTATGCACTGGCGCTTGGCGAACCTTGTAAGATCGCCGCGACACACGGGCGAGGCGTTTTCGAGTTATTGGCGCATGTCGATGAATTGTTGCCAATGGCCGAGGCGGACGAAGCCGAGATCGATGGCGGAATCGGCATTGCAATCGTCGGACGGCCAAATGTCGGTAAGTCGACGCTGGTCAATCGGTTATTAGGAGAAGAACGAGTCGTCGTTTTCGATGAGCCGGGTACGACTCGCGATAGTATCTATATTCCGTTTGAACGCAACGGTCAAAAATTTACGCTGATCGATACGGCCGGGATGCGTCGACGGTCTAAGATTGCACTAACCGTTGAAAAGTTCAGTGTCATTAAATCATTGCAAGCGATCGAAAAAGCCAATGTGGTCATTTATTTGATCGATGCCGCCGAAGGCGTGACCGATCAGGATGCGCATTTGTTGGGGCTAGTCTTGGAAGCAGGGCGAGCATTGATTATCGGCTTGAATAAATGGGACGGCTTGGGTGTCGATCAAAAGGATCTGATCAAACGCCAGATGGACATTAAACTCTCTTTCGTCGATTTTGCGCAAAAGCATCCGATTTCCGCTTTGCACGGAAGTGGAGTCGGTAAATTATTCGATGTCGTGCATGAGTTATACGATGCGGCGATGATCGACATGTCGACGCCGGTGCTGACCAACTTTTTGAAGGATGCGGTGACTACACACCAACCGCCGCTGGTTCATGGAAGACGCATTAAGCTGAAATATGCGCATCAAGGCGGCAGAAACCCGCCGGTCGTGGTGATTCACGGTACGCAAACCGATGCCTTACCGGGATCCTATAAACGGTTTTTGATGAATTATTTCCGTGATCGTTTGGGGCTCAAAGGGACGCCGATCCGTCTCGAATTCAAGTCGCCGGTCAATCCGTTCGCCGGAATCAAGAATAAGTTGACCGATCGTCAAGTCAAGAAAAAGCAAAGACAGGTCAAGCATGCGAAAAAAAAATAG